In Planctobacterium marinum, the DNA window AAACAACGAGAGCGCAGTTTGTCCATTAATTTGAAGTCTGGTCCTCGACTATTTTTACTAGCGCCTCCGTCGACTACAACCAGTTCATCCACTTCCAAATCATTGAGCAAAGTCGCTGTATTAATGGGGTCACCGATATATTTTGATTTACCAAACCCTGTAGTTTGATAAACACCACCACCCATAATATGGAGCATTACAATGATACGAGGACGCATGCTTACAGCGCCTCAAAATTTTGGAACAAATGCATACCATATTTGTGGCTTTTTTCAGGATGGAACTGCACTCCGAAATAATTATCCCGCTGGGCAATGGCTGAAAATAACGCACCATAGCGAGTGACACCACCGGAGAATTTATCATCGTGTGGGATATAGTAAGAATGCAAAAAATAGAATCGGGCATACTCTTCGTCCATATTGTGCAATAACGCCGAGTTGTGTCCCGGTTCAATGTGATTCCAGCCCATATGGGGGACACGAGCAACCTGCTGAGCATCAAACCTGGTAACCGTAAGCGGTAACCAGCCAAATCCGGGTAGTTTACCTTCTTCACTGGACTGACAGAGGAGTTGTGCTCCGACACAAATCCCCATGTAATACTTGCCCTTCACTTGTACTTGTTCATTTATGGCTTCATCCATACCTGATGTTCGTAAACTAGACATCACACTGTCAAACGCACCGACACCGGGTAAAATAATCTTGTCACAATTGTCTAATTCTTCCGGTTGAGTAACTAACTGGAAGTCTATATCCAGAAAATTGAGCATATTCGCAATAGAACCAATATTACTAATGTTGGAATCAACTAAAGCGATCACCTTTTAACTTCTCGCTCTGTTTGATGGGTTTGCAGTGTCGCAGCTTGTTCGCAGGCGACACCAAGATGGTAAATAATTTTATCCAGATCACTTTGCGTTAAATACTGATGGCATGGAAGACTGAGTATCTTGCCAGATACATGTTTAGCTTTGGGTGTAACCCCGCGATATTGCTGAAATGGTTCATAATCATTAATCGTTTTAGGGTAATGGATCCCCGTTTCAATACCAGCTTGATAAAGACTTTGTTTCACCCAGTCTCGCTCTTCAACACGAACGACATACTGGTGATAGACAGGCTCGGCCCACTCTGAAAGCTTAAACAATTGCAGATGTGGGTTATCTTGCAAGCTGGCGTGCAAAATAGTCGCTTTTTCGCGGCGTAATTCATTCCAGGCAGGTAGGTATTTGAGCTTTACACAGAGTACAGCAGCCTGTAATGAATCCATTCGGCTATTTCGACCGCATATTTTATGGCCAAATTTATCTAGTCTTCCGTGATTCGCAATCATACGACAACGTCTTATCAACACCTCATTATCACTACAGATCGCACCAGCATCACCCATTGCCCCTAGGTTTTTACCCGGAAAAAAACTAAATGTGGAAACGTCTCCCCAACTACCAATAGTTTTGCCTTGCCATCTGGCTCCGTGGGCCTGAGCACAATCCTCTATTAGATACAGCTGGTGCTGTTGGCAAAACTGCTTAATACGCTGCATGTCTGCCGGAATACCGAATAAATGTACCGCAATAACGGCAGCTGTTTTATCACTTAGTAAGGACTCCAACTGTTCACAATCTAAACCGTAATGCTCTTCATTGATGTCAATAAATACTGGAATATGACCATTGTTCACGACAGCTTCTGCTGACGCGACAAAGCTGTTGGCAGGAACAATAATTTCTGCCCCCGGAGGCAACTGTAATGCCGCTATGGCAATTTCAAGTGCATCAGTGCCATTACCGCAGGCGAGGGAATACTTACTGCTACAATAACTGGCAAAGGCTTGTTCGAATATACTTACCTCTGGTCCGTTGATAAATGCCCCTGCACTGATAACTGACTGAATGGCGTCATCAAGCTCCTGCTTTAGTTCAGCATGCTGCTGGTGTAAATCAGCCAGTTTAATCATCAATTACTCCTAAGCGACATTTCTTGGGAGTGAACCGCAGGAACACTTCTTTGCCAGTTTCGATAGACTCATACAGAGCAGAAATCAGCTCCAGGCTCTTTCGGCCTTCAAGGCCATCCACCAAGGCAGGCTTTCCTTGTAATATCGAGTCCCTGACGTTTTCATAAAACGCTTTGTGTCCAAAGCCATACACATTGGGTGGATTTTCAGAATATTGCTCTATCTCTTCATCTACAGGTTGTTTATCTGCAAATTGCCACGTCTTCATTTCATTTACCGCGAAACCAGATATCTCTACGGTTCCCGTGGCTCCTAGAATTGAAATTGAACCTTCAAGATCTTTGGGTCTTGTGGCCGTAGTCGCTTCAATAACACCCAATGCGCCATTGCTAAACTTTAGAGTAGCAACTGCTGTATCTTCAGTTTCAATGTCCACCATCGCTGTAGAACTTCGGGCGTGAACACTCTCCACCTCCCCCATCATCCACTCCAATAAATCCACATGATGGCTAGCTTGATTTGTCAACACTCCACCATCATATGCCCAAGTTCCTCGCCATTCATCCTGGTCATAATAAGCCTGATCACGACACCAACGCACTCTTATAGTTCCCAACACCAGCTTCCCAAAACGGCCAGCTTCAAGTGCTTCTCTGAGTTTTACCACAGGTAAATTGAAGCGATTTTGTTTAACTACAAACAATCGACAATTATTCTTGGCGCAGGCCACCAGCATGCTGTCGGCATCTTTTAGTCTGAGAGCCATAGGCTTCTCTACAATAATATCTTTGCCATAGTCAGCCAACTCAATAGTATGTGAAGCATGCAGACCACTTGGAGTTAATATTGTTACCAAGTCGGGATTCCTGTGCTGCATTAGTTCATGCATATCTGTAAATGCAGGCACATGATATTTTTCTGCAGCCTGTTGAGCTTTTTCGGGCTCGATGTCGCACACTGAATCCAAAACCATGCCATCTATCTCATTAGAGGACAGAATTTCAGCGTGCTTTTTCAGGATCCGACCACAGCCTATCAGGGCGACTCTTAAACTATTACTCTTCGATTTAGATACAGGCAGGTTTGGGTTCGACAAAGCTGACTCCGGAATTATTGTTATTCTTATAGATCGGCACAGTTGGCCAGAATTTTAATGGTTTATTGTATTAAGGCTTTGAATCTGAAGCAGCTAACACATTATTGACGTCCTCAATCGATCAATGGCTGTGCGTTGAGCTTGTCGCCCCTTAGATAATACCTTTCATTGGACTCTTTGCAATCTGCAACTCCTTCCCCTGTAACGGGCAAAGGCAACCGGTGACCCGCTTTACTCACCCAACCAACTTGCCTGGCTGGAATGCCCAACATCAATGCATAATCGGTGACATCCGTTGCTACAGTGGCCCCAGCTCCAACTAAACAATAAGCACCCAAGGTTACGCCACACACTATAGTACTATTAGCTCCCAGCGATGCTCCCTGCCTTACCAGGGTCGTTTGAAACTCATCTTTGCGTTCTATAAACGCCCTGGGATTGACCACATTGGTAAACACCACGGAGGGGCCACAAAAAACGTCATCTTCGATGACGACTCTGGCATAAACTGACACATTATTTTGGATTTTGACCCTGTCACCTATTTGCGCGAGGTTATCAATGTATACATTTTGCCCCAACTGACAGTCTTGACCAATAATAGCCCGAGCGCAAACATGACTAAAATGCCAAATTTTAGAGCGTTTTCCAATTTCAGCTCCCTCATCAATAATAGCTGTTTCATGACTAAACCACTTATCTGTCATGAGTTAATTCCCCTGTATAGACTCCGTGATCTATGGCCAATTCATTTGCCCGCATTAACGTTTCCGGAGTACCTATATCAATATGAATATTTCGATTCAGAAATACGTTTGCTTTACCAATACATCTGGGAATAAAGTCTTTACACAAATCAATTTTTGATTCAGGCATAGCGATAACCTTATTTACTGCTCTGCTGTCCATCAAAAAAACAGCTCCGTTAGCCAAATTGTTCTGCCAGGGAATTTGCGGTTTTTCAACATAATCTTTTAGAATATCACCGTCGGTCACTTTTACCATCCCACAGGACTTTGGCGTTTGAGTTTCGAACAACATCATTGTCAATTCACAAAAATGTGGTCGATTGCGAAACTGAACTAAGAATGCTTGCCAATCCGTAATACAATAATTATCGGCATGAGCAATGAAAAACTCATTACCCTCAAAGAAAGCTGCGTTGTTGCGCAATGTCCCCATCGTACCTTGCAAACACTCCTCGTGTACCAGTTTCACCTTGGATTTATAGCAAGACTGAGATATGAACATTTCAACCTGTTGTGCAAAATAATGTGTATTGATCCACACTTCATCTACATCAAGTTGTTCGAAAAGACAATCCAGCCAGATGCCTAACAATGGCTTACCACCAATAGGCACAAGGCATTTAGGCATCGTATTTGTCAATGGCCTCAGACGGGTGCCTAAGCCACCAGCCAATAGAAATGCTTTCAAACTAACTCCGGGGTTGCATTTTATGCAGGTAGCGACGCAGCTCCTGAGCGTTAATAGGCTCATTACCCACAGTGCTGATATGTATAGCGCTGGCAATCATTCCCATCAAAGCTGCGTGCCAAACATCACACTCAGCAATCATCAGCAGGGAGGTGGTTACTAACAGCAAGTCGCCCGCCCCCGAAACATCAACAGGATTCTTATTCAGAGCAGGCAAAGAATCCAATTGCGGTCTTTGATTGCTGTTCTTATTCGCTACCATCGCACCGGCTTCAGCCAATGTCATCACAACATTACCAGGTTGTAGTCGATTAATGAGAACTTCTACTACCTGAGCCAATCCCACGCTGCTATCCAGAACATTAGTTGCCTGTCTGGCTTCCAGTTCAGTAGGTGTCACCAGACGCATTCTTCGAAACTTGTTTAAGTCGCCTTTTTGAGAGGAAGTCTGGCTATCTGCCACCATAGGTACGTCATGTTGCTCTGCCAGAGAAGCAATCTTCTGGACGGTGTCTTCAGACAACAACCCATAGCTGAAATCAGAAAACATAATCAAGTCATATTCATGTATTTGGCTTTCTATGGCCTGCAATAATGCATTTTGTGCCCGGGTATTTAATGGATGACTGCGAAACTCATTAACTCTCAGCAACGTCTTATTGCCACTTCGGTAGCGTTTTTTAACAGTAGTGGGGCGGGTTTCATCGTTCACCAAATTACAATGTACGCCCTTGTCATTAAGCTCTTTAATTAACCAGTCGGCCTTCTTATCTTTCCCGCAAACGGAATAAAAATCTACCTTGGCTCCAAAAGAACGAGTGTGGCACGCTACAATAGCAGCGCCGCCAATAAAACATTTTTTCTCGACTGGCGACACAACGATAGTAGGATCTTCGCGAGATAGACCTACTGGATCACAATCGACGTACTCATCCAGAATGATATCGCCAATGACGGCGACCTTTAAGTTGCTCAGTTGGTCGAGTGCTGAAGCAATGAATGATGGTTGAATATTGTGACGCTTGATATAGCTGAAGTAGCTTGATGGCAAATCGAAATCGGCCTGAAGACTTCCACTGGTTAAAATGCTGGTTGAATTGAAGGTACTTTCACCTGAACTAAATACCAGCTCTCCGCCCCACGCCTGAATAATCGACTGCTCTATGTTGTGACCGGATTTAAATTCATTGCCCTTCAGCACAATATCCGGCCTGAGCGTCAGCAATGTATGTTCCAGGTCATTCAACATTACAACATCATCTATAAAGCTAATCGCTTTTAATGATTCTAAACGTTCTGCGTCAGCCAAGATGTTTGCATCAAGGTTCTCCTTTTTCAACAAACCAATGACGAGTCTGCCACCCAATTCGCTGGCAAAGCGAAACATTCGAATGTGACCGGGGTGCAAGACGTTAAAGATCCCAGATATAAAGACCAGTTTATTGTGCGTTTTTCTAGTCATCGACTTCCTGATGAGGTGTTCGTATGGTTAGGTTTAATTCAGACGGCTCGCTGCTAAAAATTGCCCCAACACGGATTCAATATCTGGACTGAAAAAGCCCAAACTGTTTTCCAATGTATCGACATGCAAAGCGCTATATTTAGGTGTATTAATCCCGGTCTTGCTCGCTTCCACCAAGGATACATCAAGATCGAGCATGCTACTCAACATGACAAGGGTTTGATAGTAGCTAATGTCTCGTTGTCCCGATAATTGATGAATCCCCCCACTAAAATCAAAGAGGAGTCTGGTGATATACTGGCACACCTGCTCAATGTAGATTGGTGCCATCACCATATTAGTAAATGCAGTGACCTTTTCTCCGGACAACATTTTTTTGAGACTAGCTCTCAGAAATGGTTGTTCTGGCATCAGCACTTTGGTGAGCCGCAAAATGGCAACTCGATAAAACTGAGACTCGAAGCATTTTTCCAATGCAACTTTGGAAGCACCATATTCTGAAATGGGCTGCGTAATATCGTTACGTCGTGGCATCAATTTATCGCCACAAAACACCTGATTGGTTGAAAACAGTATCCAGTTTTTGGCAGGGATGATGTGATAAAGCTCCTCAACGGCCTTGGCATTAATATATCTGGCTAATTGTGGGTCTCGCTCACATGCTGCAATATTACTCATTGCAGCTAATACAACAACGGTGTCAAAATGCGACGCCTCAAAGAGATGAGCGGGACAATTGCTCGGTGAATTGAGATCCAGGTAATAATCATCCTGATCAGACCTTCCTGCGGTGCAGAGTTTAATGTTTGCGGTTAACTGCCAATGATTTTTGAGATGCTTGCCAATGGCCCCTGAGGCACCAATCAGCAGCACACGTTTGCTAGAAATATCCATTTAAAAACTTGGTTAATCGGCATGTCGCAAGACAAAGCGCTTTTACGAGTTATTGCTTAAGTCCAAGTGTGACGAATTCTTGAATTGGTGTCAAAATAGTAAACTCAAGGCTGACTCGAGTTTCATCGCTACTATTTATCATCCCCCCGTGCAATAGTTTGTCGTGGAAGATGATGCAATCGCCTGGCTGTGTCTCAACACTGACCAGGTTGAGACTTTGTAAATCTTCATCCAATACTGGTTTCTGCATACCATTTCGCCATTCTCCATGATACTTCCAATCATCTGAGTGCTGTGAGTGAGGGACAACTTGCAATCCACTGCTGCCCAGTACGGTACACACAGACATCCACAATTTAACTCTGGTGTATCCTGTTGGCATATCACCGTGTCCCAAATCCCAAAACCATTTATCAGCGTGTACCGAACCAATATCGGTATTCCCCGGGCGCACCAGACGCCAATATATACCCGGCCACCCCATATTCTCCTCATCTGCCAGAAGGTAATCCCCAAACAATCGATTTAATTGCGTACCAATGGCCCCGGAGAGCATTGATTTTACTGCTGATGGCCCCAGTAGCCGGGCATTTTTACTCCAGGTGCTGGCGTGATCGAAATCTTCAGGTTGATAAATCTTGTGATATTGGTTGATAGGCTCGGCGTGGAATTGCTTCACTTTGTGGGGACAAACCATTTGTAAAACATGCAAGTATTGCTCTGTTATCAGTGTCAGGATATGTTGATAATCCGGCATCGAAATATTCGCAACCAAATAGCCATTGTCAGTATTTAGCTCTCTCAACAATGCTTCGCGATTCAGCTCAGATAAACTGATTGCCTTCATTTTTGTAGTACCCTGTTAAAGTGCTCGATAACTTGCTCTGCTCTGCTGCGAAAGCTGTGATGCGTTTTAGTTTTAAGATAACCAGCAGCTCCGATTTCCTTCGCTTTAGCTGGATTTTGTAATAGCCATTGAGCCTTATCAACAGCTTCTCCGATAGAACGGTAAGTCACAACTTCAGTATCCGGTTCAAACAAATGCTGAATATTGCGCCCGTGCTCCACCATCATACAGGCTCCATTACCTGTTGCTTCGAACATACGCATGTTACCGACATCTCCGTAGGCATGCTCTGTGTGAATATTGAATGTAACCAGGGAGTCGGCTAATCCATCCAGGTATGCTTTGCCAAATAGTCCCGCTCGAACCGCTTGATGATTGAAAAACGCAAGAGGAGGTACAACCGGGTTTTTCTTATCGGCAATTTCTTTACAAATAGACAGCACTTTTGCGCTATCAGAGCTATTCCTCAGTTCTTTCAGGTAATCCGACCAAACAGCACGCTGATTATCTGTGTAGATTTTTGAGGACTCTTTACCGTACACCTTCAAATCCGCATTGTAAGTTAACCCCAATAGATACTCATATCGGGTTCTGTGATGCATGGTGCCGCAATTTCCAGTGGAACCAAAAAAACTAAAAGGAATGTTTTTATGTGTCTTTTGAGGGCGAGCATCATAACAGTAATAAAACAACTCTTTTTCGACGGTACCACTGTATTTTTCTTGCATAAAGGAAGGCACACAACATAAAAAGCTGTCGATTCCATAGGCCTGCATTTTGTTACGCAAAGGAAAGCCCATAGTACAGGTAATCCAGCGGATGCTTGGAACCCGCTCTTTGATATACTGCCAAAATCCACCTTCATACAAGCGAGCATTGTGAACAAACAGTACATCCGGCTTGAAGCGTCTTAACTGCTCTACAAGGATAGACATTATGACTTGCATTTTATCCTCAGTGAGAAAGTCATAGTCCAGACTTAAACCTTGTTCTTTCGCCCACTGTAATTGCAATGACTCGAGATCCCAAACAATATCAATAGCCTCAACCCCCATGCCCCTAAAATGATCTTCATAGCCAAAATACTGATGAAACTCTTGCTCTTTAATAACGTCTCGTTGTTCGCTATAGGGCGCAGATTTCAGCTCTGGGTTGTTGGCGTAAATCGAGCGAATGAATTCAGGGTAATGGGCGGCGACAATGCGCGCTATTTTAATATCTCTGTTCATGTCAAACCGGCCTGTGCGTGAGTTCTCGCTGTTCATCAGGCATTTTTTCGTAATAGGATATTGCGGCGCGAGACAAACCAGAACGGAATAAATTGCAGTAATAGCCCTCTTTTAGATTTTTTGACACCGGGGCAAAAGAGGGTTTAAGGCGAAAATCGATTGACCATCGAGTAATACAATCCTGATTCACCTTCTGTCCGTGAATAACTCCCAAGCTGAACA includes these proteins:
- a CDS encoding nucleotidyltransferase family protein; amino-acid sequence: MKAFLLAGGLGTRLRPLTNTMPKCLVPIGGKPLLGIWLDCLFEQLDVDEVWINTHYFAQQVEMFISQSCYKSKVKLVHEECLQGTMGTLRNNAAFFEGNEFFIAHADNYCITDWQAFLVQFRNRPHFCELTMMLFETQTPKSCGMVKVTDGDILKDYVEKPQIPWQNNLANGAVFLMDSRAVNKVIAMPESKIDLCKDFIPRCIGKANVFLNRNIHIDIGTPETLMRANELAIDHGVYTGELTHDR
- a CDS encoding sugar nucleotide-binding protein produces the protein MDISSKRVLLIGASGAIGKHLKNHWQLTANIKLCTAGRSDQDDYYLDLNSPSNCPAHLFEASHFDTVVVLAAMSNIAACERDPQLARYINAKAVEELYHIIPAKNWILFSTNQVFCGDKLMPRRNDITQPISEYGASKVALEKCFESQFYRVAILRLTKVLMPEQPFLRASLKKMLSGEKVTAFTNMVMAPIYIEQVCQYITRLLFDFSGGIHQLSGQRDISYYQTLVMLSSMLDLDVSLVEASKTGINTPKYSALHVDTLENSLGFFSPDIESVLGQFLAASRLN
- a CDS encoding Gfo/Idh/MocA family protein, giving the protein MSNPNLPVSKSKSNSLRVALIGCGRILKKHAEILSSNEIDGMVLDSVCDIEPEKAQQAAEKYHVPAFTDMHELMQHRNPDLVTILTPSGLHASHTIELADYGKDIIVEKPMALRLKDADSMLVACAKNNCRLFVVKQNRFNLPVVKLREALEAGRFGKLVLGTIRVRWCRDQAYYDQDEWRGTWAYDGGVLTNQASHHVDLLEWMMGEVESVHARSSTAMVDIETEDTAVATLKFSNGALGVIEATTATRPKDLEGSISILGATGTVEISGFAVNEMKTWQFADKQPVDEEIEQYSENPPNVYGFGHKAFYENVRDSILQGKPALVDGLEGRKSLELISALYESIETGKEVFLRFTPKKCRLGVIDD
- a CDS encoding N-acetyltransferase; this encodes MTDKWFSHETAIIDEGAEIGKRSKIWHFSHVCARAIIGQDCQLGQNVYIDNLAQIGDRVKIQNNVSVYARVVIEDDVFCGPSVVFTNVVNPRAFIERKDEFQTTLVRQGASLGANSTIVCGVTLGAYCLVGAGATVATDVTDYALMLGIPARQVGWVSKAGHRLPLPVTGEGVADCKESNERYYLRGDKLNAQPLID
- a CDS encoding phytanoyl-CoA dioxygenase family protein, translated to MKAISLSELNREALLRELNTDNGYLVANISMPDYQHILTLITEQYLHVLQMVCPHKVKQFHAEPINQYHKIYQPEDFDHASTWSKNARLLGPSAVKSMLSGAIGTQLNRLFGDYLLADEENMGWPGIYWRLVRPGNTDIGSVHADKWFWDLGHGDMPTGYTRVKLWMSVCTVLGSSGLQVVPHSQHSDDWKYHGEWRNGMQKPVLDEDLQSLNLVSVETQPGDCIIFHDKLLHGGMINSSDETRVSLEFTILTPIQEFVTLGLKQ
- the hisH gene encoding imidazole glycerol phosphate synthase subunit HisH; its protein translation is MIALVDSNISNIGSIANMLNFLDIDFQLVTQPEELDNCDKIILPGVGAFDSVMSSLRTSGMDEAINEQVQVKGKYYMGICVGAQLLCQSSEEGKLPGFGWLPLTVTRFDAQQVARVPHMGWNHIEPGHNSALLHNMDEEYARFYFLHSYYIPHDDKFSGGVTRYGALFSAIAQRDNYFGVQFHPEKSHKYGMHLFQNFEAL
- a CDS encoding glycosyltransferase, which gives rise to MNRDIKIARIVAAHYPEFIRSIYANNPELKSAPYSEQRDVIKEQEFHQYFGYEDHFRGMGVEAIDIVWDLESLQLQWAKEQGLSLDYDFLTEDKMQVIMSILVEQLRRFKPDVLFVHNARLYEGGFWQYIKERVPSIRWITCTMGFPLRNKMQAYGIDSFLCCVPSFMQEKYSGTVEKELFYYCYDARPQKTHKNIPFSFFGSTGNCGTMHHRTRYEYLLGLTYNADLKVYGKESSKIYTDNQRAVWSDYLKELRNSSDSAKVLSICKEIADKKNPVVPPLAFFNHQAVRAGLFGKAYLDGLADSLVTFNIHTEHAYGDVGNMRMFEATGNGACMMVEHGRNIQHLFEPDTEVVTYRSIGEAVDKAQWLLQNPAKAKEIGAAGYLKTKTHHSFRSRAEQVIEHFNRVLQK
- a CDS encoding DegT/DnrJ/EryC1/StrS family aminotransferase — translated: MIKLADLHQQHAELKQELDDAIQSVISAGAFINGPEVSIFEQAFASYCSSKYSLACGNGTDALEIAIAALQLPPGAEIIVPANSFVASAEAVVNNGHIPVFIDINEEHYGLDCEQLESLLSDKTAAVIAVHLFGIPADMQRIKQFCQQHQLYLIEDCAQAHGARWQGKTIGSWGDVSTFSFFPGKNLGAMGDAGAICSDNEVLIRRCRMIANHGRLDKFGHKICGRNSRMDSLQAAVLCVKLKYLPAWNELRREKATILHASLQDNPHLQLFKLSEWAEPVYHQYVVRVEERDWVKQSLYQAGIETGIHYPKTINDYEPFQQYRGVTPKAKHVSGKILSLPCHQYLTQSDLDKIIYHLGVACEQAATLQTHQTEREVKR
- a CDS encoding PfkB family carbohydrate kinase; this encodes MTRKTHNKLVFISGIFNVLHPGHIRMFRFASELGGRLVIGLLKKENLDANILADAERLESLKAISFIDDVVMLNDLEHTLLTLRPDIVLKGNEFKSGHNIEQSIIQAWGGELVFSSGESTFNSTSILTSGSLQADFDLPSSYFSYIKRHNIQPSFIASALDQLSNLKVAVIGDIILDEYVDCDPVGLSREDPTIVVSPVEKKCFIGGAAIVACHTRSFGAKVDFYSVCGKDKKADWLIKELNDKGVHCNLVNDETRPTTVKKRYRSGNKTLLRVNEFRSHPLNTRAQNALLQAIESQIHEYDLIMFSDFSYGLLSEDTVQKIASLAEQHDVPMVADSQTSSQKGDLNKFRRMRLVTPTELEARQATNVLDSSVGLAQVVEVLINRLQPGNVVMTLAEAGAMVANKNSNQRPQLDSLPALNKNPVDVSGAGDLLLVTTSLLMIAECDVWHAALMGMIASAIHISTVGNEPINAQELRRYLHKMQPRS